Proteins from a single region of Azospira inquinata:
- the trhA gene encoding PAQR family membrane homeostasis protein TrhA, with protein sequence MMERPQSFGEEIANSISHGVGFLAAVAAMPVLIVWAVQNGHAANVVGASIFSATMILLYLISTLYHAIPMGQVKQFFVKLDHSAIYLFIAGSYTPFSLGVLRGAWGWTLFGLVWGLAALGLVLKFTNRLTRPWISTSLYLLMGWLVLIAAVPMVQRMSWVGLGWLAGGGIAYTAGVYFFITDSRRFRHFVWHLFVLAGSICHFFAVLWYAA encoded by the coding sequence ATGATGGAACGTCCTCAAAGCTTCGGCGAAGAAATCGCCAACAGTATCAGCCACGGTGTGGGCTTTCTCGCCGCCGTGGCCGCTATGCCCGTATTGATTGTCTGGGCCGTACAAAACGGCCACGCCGCCAATGTGGTGGGCGCTAGCATTTTCTCCGCCACCATGATTCTGCTGTACCTGATTTCCACCCTCTACCACGCCATTCCCATGGGGCAGGTCAAGCAGTTTTTCGTCAAACTGGATCACAGCGCCATTTACCTGTTCATCGCCGGTAGCTACACCCCCTTTTCCCTGGGAGTACTTCGCGGCGCCTGGGGATGGACCTTGTTCGGCTTGGTCTGGGGCTTGGCGGCCCTGGGCCTGGTGCTGAAATTCACCAACCGGCTCACCCGCCCCTGGATTTCCACCAGCCTTTATCTGCTCATGGGCTGGCTGGTGCTCATCGCCGCCGTGCCCATGGTGCAGCGCATGTCCTGGGTGGGTTTGGGCTGGCTGGCGGGCGGCGGCATCGCTTATACCGCAGGCGTGTACTTTTTTATCACGGACAGCCGCCGCTTCCGCCATTTTGTCTGGCACCTGTTCGTGCTGGCGGGCAGCATCTGCCACTTTTTCGCCGTCCTCTGGTACGCGGCATAA